TGTGCTGTTGAAGTTTTCTATGGtagttttatatatatttgtatCCTTACTCTTTGTATATTTGTACCGTTGAatatataagaaaataatcacctagttttatttaattaaaataaaatgaaatatacagcaTCTTACGGTAATATAAGGAgtaaatttctaaaacaatAATACATTAAAACGGACATGTTTAATACAATGAACATTATCACattgtaattttaacatttaactaTTTCTTAACTAGCATTTCCGCGCCAACTTTCCTAGCATACCCAGTgacgtaattttgaaaattgtgcaAATAATAACAATCCTGATTGGTTAGTTGAATGTCAATCAACTTGACTGTTTTTGACTTTGATAACCAACactaataagaaaatataaacaaagatTTATATCAGTAAACAATGTTTCATGAATAATTATGCATTAATTATTACTCAAAACTCTGTATAAAACTAGCGTAATAatagttaaaaagttaaacatTTCCTACATATACTTTTCTGCGCTTATcagttttttgataattgaaaaaacaaataatgtcTGCCCACTTACAAGGGGGGCGGGTGGACATTTCGCTGGTGCAGACCGCTGCGTGGGGTAATTTGGCTAAATTGCTTGAAAAATGTCCAGGGACGAAAGCTATAGTGTGGGATAATACACTAGCAGGTAAGAATATAAATAAGTCAGAATTAATTGAAGTATTAGGCAATGAATAAACAAATGCCAAAAAATAATCTAACAAGAATCAGGTAAAAGTGAACACGCCAGATGATTAAAActatacaaataaaataaggaaattctTAACTTTGATTTGGTCAATTGCATTTTAGGCTTATCAAAAGCATGGCTTAGGAGTATTAAAAGTCAGTTGTATGATTGTGACTAAAGCTTGGTTTTACAGTTCTACACTATAGATTATGTTACTGGTATCATGGGAATATCTCTTATTCAATATTTAAGGTCCAGTTGGCTTAATAGCAGAATATATCAGATTAAGTGAACGTTCGGTAAGGAAAATGTATCCTTTACGGCCAATACCTCTTCCAGAAACTAATGTGGatcatattatatttattgcaaGGCCAAAGTTACATTTAATGGACTACATAGGTAAAACTAAGatgtaaattcgttttttttatcataaattcaACTATAATTCTTcagcaaaaaatgtaaaagatgATGCTAAAGGCAGACACAACTCAAAGAAACAGTATCATCTATTTTTTGTACCAAAAAAGAGTTTGCTATGTGAGGAAGCTCTAAAACATCAAGGAGTGTTTGGGAATATGATTTTTATTGAGGAATTCAACTGCCAACTTTTTCCCTTTGATTCTGATGTGGTGTCAATGGAAATACCAGAGGTGTTTAGGtactataattaatttaactttaatgaGACTGTTAAATCTAAAACAATGTTATAgagaatttaatattgaaaatgatccTACTTACATTTACCAAACAGCTCAAGCCataatatttcttcaaaagttATATGGACAAATTCCAAGGGTTTGGGGCAAAGGTATTAATCTACTTTATCTGatactttataaaaattgaggTTTGATGGATACTTTAGGAGTTGCTGCAAAGCAGGTTTGGGACCTAGTTACGAGACTCCAAAGGGAGAAAAACAGCAGTAATGACGAGCCTGCAAGAAATGAAGTGTCTTGCATtgatcaaattattttaattgatcgGTCAATTGATTTGATAACTCCTTTAGCAACCCAGTTAACTTATGAGGGACTTATTGATGAAATATTTGGAATCAATAACACGACGGTAAACTTTCCCatagacaattttttgagTAGTGAAGAGAGGTCTACAGAGTCTTTATCTGAAGACAAGAAACAAGTGATTTTAAACTCATCAGATAAGATTTTCGCTGATATTAGGGACAAAAGCTTTAAAGgggtaataattatttaatagtcgtgtgtttttaataatgtaaattttaccTTGAAAGGCTTCCATGTACTTAGCTAAGCAGGCCAAAAATATAGCGTCTCAAATAGAAAGTACGCAGGAAAAGACATCAGTGCAAGAAATGAAGTTATATGTCCAAAGATTGCCGCAAATCTTAGcgaagaaaaaacaaattgccTTACACACATCTATAGCAGAGTGCATCAAGGAACATACAGATGAACACGATTTTGTTgacattttgaaggttttattaaatatatgttGACCAATTACAAACTATACTAAAACTATTACAGGCAGaacaagaatttttattttgtttcgaaGTGGACAAACCCAGTAATTATATAGAAGAATTAATAGCTCTAGGAAAACCTTTTATCAAAGTTCTTAGGCTAATTTGCTTGCAATGTCTTTGTTCTTCAGGCCTTAAACCTAAAGTTTTGGAAGGCTACAAGAAAGAACTAGTGCAggtgaaaatttatattttctcatGAAAGTATGTTTGGAACTTTCTTTCAAGGTTTATGGTCTGAAGGCCCTCTTAGCCAtaacaaagttggaaaaaGTGGGGCTTTTTAAGGTGCAATCCAGTACAAGGCAATATACAGTTTTGAGAAAggtattttatgtaattttgtaGCAGGAGTTGGCTGAAGAGATACTTTCAGATGCAGCGTCTTGTTATGGAGGACGTCTCGGAGATTAACCCTACTGATATTTGTTATGTACACACGATTTATGCTCCTCTTAGCGTTCGCTTAGTGGAACAAGTGACGAAGATTGGAGGATGGAAACATTTACATGACGTACTAGGCTTGTTACCAGGTGAGtttaaagtatttattttacattttgtttaCGTGGTAATTATTGATGATTAAATTTCAGGTCCCACTTTAGACGAATCTCCCTcaatgagttcaaacacagttcaaaatttcgattctcCAAAGGTTGTTTTAGTGTTTTTCATTGGTGGATGCACATTTGCAGAGGTATAACCGGTGTTTGTTTCCAAATCAgtatgtttgaaaattttgatttttagatTTCAGCCTTAAGATTTTTGTCACAGCAAGAAGACTCAAATGTTGAATTTGTGATAGCCACTACTAAACTTATAAATGGAGATTCATTCCTGAAGTCCATAATTGAGGGATGAAGTTGAATCATTTAATTCATCctgtattaattaaatataaattgcaaaaaagctAGGatattattacaaattttatatattttagtttaacaataataaaggctgtcatattttaaaaataaataatgcttaAAATATTGATTCCCTGTAAATATTTTGGTCCATAATTTTCTCTCTAACAGAGGTCACAGAACAATCTCTCTTGTgctcaatatttaatttattcctcaATGCATATATCTGTCTATGTAATGTACAATTTCAAACACCACTTCCActaaaataagtataataatcATCCATTCTAGTCGAGTGTGGTGTTTCTCATCCAGGTGATGAGAAATTAATTCTATTAGAGCTACACAAtggttaattttttcattcataaCCTGAAAATTGTGCTTTAAGCAGTTCATCATCATAAAATTGGATTTGGTGTACTTGCCTTTGACCTTTTACTTATGGAAAAGTACTGATACACTTGATTGTATATGCTCTCTAACTGTTCATTTTCCCAGTAAAAATCTGGAGTGTCTAAAACATCTgagcttaaatttaaataatgcctCAAGGCAAATAGTTCTCCATGCTTTTGAAGGGCTTGTTCCcttgacattttaattttcttccctcttaaacaaatttttctgttACTTTTAGTCCAAAAACAATTGCAAGTAAAACCTTTTCAAGTCCTCAGTAACATCTTCAATTTGGTCAATATATTTCTCTAAAGATGCTTCCCATATGCCCAATTTAACAGATAAAAACATTACATTGGAAAAGGTGTATTTAACTAATGTTAAATTCTCACTCTCTGCGTTGCTCAGTAGGAATGTGCCAGCTTTATCAAGGCAACTTGCCTTCCTAATAcataaaaccataaaaacaCTCACAAAAACTTCTACAAAATTCCCCTACTTCTCATCTAAGTGGTACTTGTAGTTCATAATTTCACTTTCAGATTGAACAAGCTTTTCTGAGTAGCTGTCCTGTTCATATGATCTTAGAAAGCTAAGAACATTGCTGCTTTCTAAGTCAGTAATGTTCCACAAAACCACACC
The Euwallacea fornicatus isolate EFF26 chromosome 12, ASM4011564v1, whole genome shotgun sequence genome window above contains:
- the car gene encoding vacuolar protein sorting-associated protein 33A, whose amino-acid sequence is MSAHLQGGRVDISLVQTAAWGNLAKLLEKCPGTKAIVWDNTLAGPVGLIAEYIRLSERSVRKMYPLRPIPLPETNVDHIIFIARPKLHLMDYIAKNVKDDAKGRHNSKKQYHLFFVPKKSLLCEEALKHQGVFGNMIFIEEFNCQLFPFDSDVVSMEIPEVFREFNIENDPTYIYQTAQAIIFLQKLYGQIPRVWGKGVAAKQVWDLVTRLQREKNSSNDEPARNEVSCIDQIILIDRSIDLITPLATQLTYEGLIDEIFGINNTTVNFPIDNFLSSEERSTESLSEDKKQVILNSSDKIFADIRDKSFKGASMYLAKQAKNIASQIESTQEKTSVQEMKLYVQRLPQILAKKKQIALHTSIAECIKEHTDEHDFVDILKAEQEFLFCFEVDKPSNYIEELIALGKPFIKVLRLICLQCLCSSGLKPKVLEGYKKELVQVYGLKALLAITKLEKVGLFKVQSSTRQYTVLRKMQRLVMEDVSEINPTDICYVHTIYAPLSVRLVEQVTKIGGWKHLHDVLGLLPGPTLDESPSMSSNTVQNFDSPKVVLVFFIGGCTFAEISALRFLSQQEDSNVEFVIATTKLINGDSFLKSIIEG
- the LOC136342517 gene encoding required for meiotic nuclear division protein 1 homolog isoform X1, whose protein sequence is MFLNLSNKSIQTLMAKPNLIFQAFKNFSNKTSQNFNLKPTTGPSLLSRFATNSPHESITSIQLKKRPARKKKAFEDEVSTPGVFNVVAFATSEELNIESLISGLKKQDLYDPQCIPNENDVIHALAKYRVGKEQREIFFFRDGGVVLWNITDLESSNVLSFLRSYEQDSYSEKLVQSESEIMNYKYHLDEKKASCLDKAGTFLLSNAESENLTLVKYTFSNVMFLSVKLGIWEASLEKYIDQIEDVTEDLKRGKKIKMSREQALQKHGELFALRHYLNLSSDVLDTPDFYWENEQLESIYNQVYQYFSISKRSKVMNEKINHCVALIELISHHLDEKHHTRLEWMIIILILVEVVFEIVHYIDRYMH
- the LOC136342517 gene encoding required for meiotic nuclear division protein 1 homolog isoform X2; translation: MTLSAYQTKMMLSMLDGGVVLWNITDLESSNVLSFLRSYEQDSYSEKLVQSESEIMNYKYHLDEKKASCLDKAGTFLLSNAESENLTLVKYTFSNVMFLSVKLGIWEASLEKYIDQIEDVTEDLKRGKKIKMSREQALQKHGELFALRHYLNLSSDVLDTPDFYWENEQLESIYNQVYQYFSISKRSKVMNEKINHCVALIELISHHLDEKHHTRLEWMIIILILVEVVFEIVHYIDRYMH